The Coleofasciculaceae cyanobacterium genome has a segment encoding these proteins:
- a CDS encoding transposase has protein sequence MFVLEFKVRNPKPEQCLAIDEAIRTAQFVRNKCLRFWMDNRGVGKYDIYKHNTQLRKEYQFVRDLNSHATQCAVERTWSSISRFFNNCQKNILGKKADATDPSSYGGPHAHQTGYPKFKKHSRSVEYKVSGWKLSEDKKKITFTDKKGIGTLKLIVSRNLNYFQLEQFKRCRIIKRADGYYVQFVLKLDPRDTVKPFPVTQKCLGIDVGLKEFYADSNGHLETIPQFYRKAEKQLNRANRKKFKKYRSCVKQSSNYHKARVRYAQKHLRVSRQRIEYCKRAAYCVIQSNDLVAYEDLNVKGMIRNRKLVKSIADAGWSTFRQWLEYFGHKYGKATIAVPAYHTSQTCSNCSAVVKKSLSTRTHVCECGYSEDRDVNAAINILQRGLNTLGHSGIYAWGETPSWVVGANLLPNGDSVNQESHVFSEA, from the coding sequence ATGTTTGTTTTAGAGTTCAAAGTTCGCAATCCTAAACCAGAACAATGTCTAGCCATAGACGAAGCAATTAGAACGGCTCAATTTGTCCGAAACAAGTGTCTTCGTTTTTGGATGGATAATCGTGGTGTAGGCAAATACGATATCTACAAACACAATACTCAACTAAGAAAAGAGTATCAGTTTGTTAGAGATTTAAATTCTCATGCGACACAATGCGCTGTGGAGAGAACATGGTCTAGTATTAGTCGTTTTTTTAATAATTGCCAAAAAAATATTTTAGGTAAGAAAGCGGATGCGACCGACCCGTCGTCTTACGGCGGGCCGCACGCGCACCAAACAGGTTATCCTAAATTTAAAAAACACTCTCGTTCTGTTGAGTATAAAGTTTCTGGATGGAAATTATCTGAAGACAAAAAAAAGATAACTTTTACCGACAAAAAAGGAATAGGAACGCTCAAATTAATTGTCAGTCGCAATTTGAACTACTTTCAATTAGAGCAGTTTAAAAGATGCAGAATCATCAAACGTGCTGATGGTTACTATGTTCAATTTGTTTTAAAACTAGACCCTAGAGATACTGTCAAGCCTTTTCCGGTTACTCAAAAATGCCTTGGAATTGATGTTGGTTTAAAAGAATTTTATGCAGACTCAAATGGGCATTTAGAAACAATTCCTCAGTTTTATAGAAAAGCCGAAAAACAACTGAATCGAGCCAACAGGAAAAAGTTTAAAAAGTATCGCTCATGTGTCAAACAATCTTCTAATTATCACAAAGCTAGAGTTCGATATGCACAAAAACATTTAAGAGTAAGTAGGCAACGTATTGAGTATTGCAAGCGAGCAGCATACTGCGTAATCCAATCTAACGATTTGGTAGCCTATGAAGACTTAAATGTTAAAGGCATGATTAGAAATCGAAAATTAGTTAAGTCGATAGCAGATGCAGGGTGGTCTACTTTCAGACAATGGTTAGAATACTTTGGTCATAAGTATGGAAAAGCAACAATAGCAGTACCAGCTTACCATACCAGTCAAACCTGTTCTAATTGTAGTGCTGTAGTCAAAAAGTCTCTTTCTACCAGAACTCATGTTTGTGAGTGTGGGTACAGCGAAGATAGAGACGTAAACGCAGCTATCAACATCCTGCAACGAGGATTAAATACGCTAGGGCATAGCGGAATCTACGCTTGGGGAGAGACTCCCTCTTGGGTGGTTGGTGCAAACCTGCTGCCTAACGGAGACTCGGTGAACCAAGAATCCCACGTTTTTAGCGAAGCGTAA
- a CDS encoding chromophore lyase CpcT/CpeT gives MISPQLTALATYLAGEFSNQQQASEQPAWYVNLRLWIRPVPIFTDNSITLFAEQANVIKIDQPYRPRILRLRQKETIEVEFYMFEDLTTAQGAGCNKALIEQITPEKIKFLPDCTLKVASKQLNDGQYCFETTPKTQKPCTVSYQGTTFQVFLGFKVTANELQTYDKGIDPETGKGTWGALMGAYRFSKLGDFSGELN, from the coding sequence ATGATTTCTCCTCAATTAACGGCTTTAGCTACCTATTTAGCTGGAGAGTTTAGCAATCAACAGCAAGCTTCAGAACAACCAGCTTGGTACGTCAATTTAAGGCTTTGGATACGTCCAGTACCTATTTTTACCGATAATAGTATTACTTTATTTGCCGAACAGGCTAATGTAATTAAAATCGACCAACCCTATCGTCCAAGAATTTTGCGCCTGAGACAAAAAGAAACCATAGAGGTGGAGTTTTATATGTTTGAGGATCTAACCACGGCGCAGGGTGCAGGATGTAATAAAGCTTTAATTGAGCAAATAACCCCAGAAAAAATTAAATTTTTGCCTGACTGTACACTTAAAGTCGCGTCAAAACAGCTGAATGATGGACAATATTGTTTTGAAACTACGCCAAAAACCCAAAAACCCTGTACAGTTAGCTATCAAGGTACAACCTTTCAAGTGTTCCTGGGATTTAAAGTTACAGCGAATGAACTACAAACTTATGACAAAGGCATCGATCCCGAAACTGGTAAAGGAACTTGGGGCGCATTAATGGGTGCATATCGCTTTAGTAAACTTGGAGATTTTTCTGGGGAACTAAATTAA
- a CDS encoding DUF6208 family protein — MNKIWLLWEIPLALLSFVFNKVMKFIIGNLFTIYLAVNQKKASQWRVLSEKMINAPLILPVLMTKGPRWNTHAIVGTLGPFKVTETIAIDVETANKSSRSWIAVVYSFPGYKTITSLESEQIDQRSEQAPSFYTKLCGASGGVISDSTNPWYTVKLPAGKYSLGVRYYNRADTINYPGVKVDNHLFVESFNVPNDINSYYDNLIDAKNWLYSSLHYYIYTILKLRNYLPESFVRYEYLPVGAPATHFAYNYLDSRQTLQIEIEPEIIEQFDIYFTLYDRSSLPLTWCMITEPKYVLPPQDIQGYYLLRIRPKPEFSQTNIKVKSHLSDVDSLNQHWLISNSQVNDR, encoded by the coding sequence ATGAACAAAATTTGGTTATTGTGGGAAATTCCTCTAGCTTTGCTCTCCTTTGTATTCAACAAAGTGATGAAGTTTATTATTGGCAACTTATTTACTATTTATCTGGCGGTTAATCAAAAAAAAGCTTCTCAGTGGCGAGTATTGTCAGAAAAAATGATTAACGCTCCACTAATTTTACCCGTTTTAATGACTAAAGGACCCCGCTGGAATACTCATGCGATCGTTGGTACATTAGGGCCGTTTAAAGTAACAGAAACTATAGCTATAGATGTTGAAACTGCTAATAAATCTTCTCGTTCTTGGATTGCTGTTGTCTATAGTTTTCCTGGCTATAAAACAATTACCAGCCTTGAATCAGAGCAGATTGACCAACGGTCAGAGCAGGCTCCGTCGTTTTACACCAAACTATGCGGTGCAAGCGGCGGAGTAATCTCTGACTCAACTAACCCTTGGTATACAGTCAAACTTCCCGCTGGTAAATATTCATTAGGGGTTCGCTATTATAATCGAGCCGATACGATTAACTATCCTGGGGTAAAAGTAGACAATCACTTATTTGTAGAATCTTTTAATGTTCCGAATGATATTAATAGTTATTATGACAATTTGATCGACGCTAAAAATTGGTTGTATTCCAGCTTACACTATTATATTTATACAATTCTCAAGCTACGTAACTATTTACCAGAATCTTTTGTTCGCTACGAATACTTACCAGTTGGCGCGCCTGCAACCCACTTTGCCTATAATTATTTAGATTCGCGGCAAACTCTTCAAATAGAAATTGAGCCAGAAATTATTGAGCAATTTGACATATACTTTACCCTTTACGATCGCTCCAGCCTACCATTAACCTGGTGCATGATTACCGAACCTAAATATGTACTGCCACCACAAGATATACAAGGTTACTATTTACTGAGGATTAGACCTAAACCTGAGTTTTCCCAGACTAATATCAAAGTAAAATCTCATCTGTCTGACGTAGATAGCTTAAATCAGCATTGGTTAATTAGTAATTCACAAGTCAATGATAGATAA
- a CDS encoding HAMP domain-containing sensor histidine kinase yields the protein MRKIFDTASLKVRLTVGIATVTALGLGSLAAWTSMRMQQMLVSTHKENLKYIAARFPRDVEIYSEMIPIQQRVQRAISSLSTPKQLIWLKNSNNQVIAKSQTLNQAEISNTLLTVNNVPLIPQVRDLNGNYWLMCATPLRVKNVSLGQLYLAHNITQDQIMFLHLIRSLIIATIIAIAAMTTIIAVYIHRSMQPLKRISQLTGTISADKLDQAHFNLEQAPTEVKELAETFDQMLMRLAEAWEHQRELLNNVSHELRTPLTIISGYIHSILRRGSNLSEMQIEALTTAASEADRTVQLLQDLLDLARLDSGRMQFQIENLLLNDLITEIVGMAQQYSGRKINLEMKANLIAIKADNHRLKQVLLNLIDNAVKYSEPETSVTIKLTAQNDRAVIQVSDRGVGISLQQQNRIFERFYRVDEARNRSGGTGLGLSIVKTLVESMGGSITVRSKLNQGSTFIISFPLSGS from the coding sequence GTGCGAAAAATATTTGATACGGCTTCATTAAAAGTAAGATTAACCGTTGGAATTGCTACGGTAACAGCTTTGGGTTTGGGTAGCCTGGCTGCTTGGACAAGTATGCGAATGCAGCAAATGTTAGTCTCCACCCACAAAGAAAACCTCAAATATATTGCTGCTCGTTTTCCCAGAGATGTCGAGATTTACAGCGAAATGATTCCTATCCAACAGAGAGTGCAACGAGCAATTAGCAGCTTATCTACTCCTAAACAATTAATTTGGCTGAAAAACTCTAACAATCAAGTAATCGCCAAATCTCAGACGTTGAATCAGGCTGAAATTAGCAATACTTTACTGACTGTCAACAATGTTCCTTTAATTCCTCAGGTTAGGGATTTAAATGGCAACTACTGGTTGATGTGTGCTACACCATTACGGGTTAAAAATGTCAGTTTGGGTCAACTTTATTTGGCGCACAATATTACCCAGGATCAAATTATGTTTCTGCATTTGATTCGTAGTTTAATCATTGCCACAATAATTGCGATCGCGGCAATGACTACCATAATTGCGGTTTACATTCACCGTTCAATGCAGCCTTTGAAAAGAATTAGCCAACTTACTGGTACAATTTCTGCTGATAAACTAGACCAGGCTCATTTTAACTTAGAACAAGCTCCTACCGAAGTTAAAGAACTAGCCGAAACCTTCGACCAAATGTTAATGAGGCTAGCAGAAGCATGGGAACATCAGCGGGAACTACTAAACAATGTGTCCCATGAACTACGAACTCCTTTGACGATTATTTCTGGCTATATTCACAGTATTTTACGCCGAGGTAGTAATTTATCAGAAATGCAAATTGAAGCCTTAACTACTGCTGCCTCGGAAGCTGATCGCACTGTACAACTACTACAAGACTTATTAGATTTAGCGCGATTAGACAGTGGCAGAATGCAGTTTCAGATCGAGAATCTTCTGCTTAACGATCTAATTACAGAGATAGTGGGTATGGCGCAGCAATACAGCGGTAGAAAGATTAATTTAGAAATGAAGGCTAATTTAATCGCAATCAAAGCCGATAACCATCGTCTTAAGCAAGTTTTGTTAAATTTGATTGATAATGCAGTCAAATATTCCGAGCCAGAAACCTCTGTAACCATAAAATTAACTGCACAAAATGATCGAGCAGTTATTCAAGTAAGCGATCGCGGCGTGGGTATTTCTTTACAGCAGCAAAATCGGATTTTTGAGCGTTTTTATCGTGTGGACGAGGCGCGCAACCGCTCTGGTGGAACAGGGTTAGGACTATCTATCGTCAAAACTTTAGTCGAAAGTATGGGTGGTAGTATTACGGTACGCTCTAAGCTAAATCAAGGAAGTACTTTTATAATTAGTTTTCCTTTATCTGGTAGTTAA
- a CDS encoding TldD/PmbA family protein: MVQALQTTTQELATLAVDLIRQSGCEYGDIRICHYRQQSLAARDRSLNRLSDNVSSGFGVRVLLDGAWGFVASHRITPEEITRIVNLAVDTAKGSRLTQQEPVKLVPVAAYQEKYITPIQIDPFEVSIQEKAELLLNINEQFLSYGDRGIKKAYSFLSFIKEDKIFASTVGSVIEQTIYRSYPGMGCTAIANGDAKSRNYERPPLNIGYEHINCADLLSNLDRVANEAIEKVHAPEFTGDGKTTLILKPSNLFLTIHESVGHPTELDRVYGYEANFAGTSFATTDNLHKLQYAAPWVNLVADRTQPQGRSTMAYDDEGVPAQRWYVVKNGILNDYLTDRETAYRLGRGSSNGSAYADSWSSTPMVRIPNLGLEPGKPGDSHTATLAEMIADTADGILIDGIGSYSIDQQRRNFQFGGDAFWQIKNGKIMGMLKNVTYHSMTTDFWNSIDALGGESELVQCGTNMCGKGEPMQIAQMTHACVPVRVRDIHVGRTS, from the coding sequence ATGGTACAAGCTCTGCAAACAACTACTCAGGAATTAGCCACTTTAGCCGTAGACTTAATCCGTCAGTCTGGTTGTGAGTATGGCGACATCCGTATCTGTCACTATCGCCAACAAAGCCTTGCAGCGCGCGATCGCTCTTTAAATCGTCTTTCAGACAACGTTAGCTCTGGTTTTGGGGTGCGAGTACTTCTGGATGGTGCATGGGGTTTTGTTGCTTCTCATCGTATTACCCCAGAAGAAATTACTAGGATTGTTAATTTAGCTGTAGATACCGCCAAAGGAAGTCGGCTAACCCAGCAAGAGCCAGTCAAGCTAGTCCCCGTAGCAGCATATCAAGAAAAATACATTACGCCGATTCAAATCGATCCCTTTGAGGTTTCCATTCAAGAAAAAGCTGAATTATTGCTAAACATCAATGAACAATTTTTAAGTTACGGTGATCGAGGCATCAAAAAAGCCTATTCATTTCTCAGCTTTATTAAAGAAGATAAAATATTTGCTTCTACCGTCGGTTCAGTAATTGAACAAACTATCTATCGTAGCTATCCTGGTATGGGCTGTACGGCGATCGCTAACGGAGATGCCAAAAGCCGAAATTATGAGCGTCCCCCGCTTAATATTGGTTATGAACATATTAATTGTGCCGATTTATTGAGCAATCTTGACCGAGTGGCGAATGAAGCCATTGAAAAAGTTCATGCTCCAGAATTCACTGGTGATGGCAAAACGACTCTAATTTTAAAACCAAGTAATTTGTTCCTGACGATCCACGAATCTGTCGGACATCCTACCGAATTAGATCGGGTATACGGTTACGAAGCCAACTTTGCCGGAACCAGTTTTGCTACTACCGATAATCTACACAAACTACAGTATGCTGCTCCTTGGGTAAATCTAGTCGCCGATCGCACTCAACCTCAAGGGCGTAGTACCATGGCTTACGATGATGAGGGTGTACCCGCACAACGCTGGTATGTCGTCAAAAACGGCATTCTTAATGACTACTTAACAGATCGAGAAACCGCTTATCGTTTGGGACGAGGTAGTAGTAACGGTAGTGCCTACGCCGATAGTTGGTCTAGTACACCAATGGTACGTATTCCTAACTTGGGTTTAGAACCAGGTAAGCCAGGCGACAGTCATACTGCAACTTTAGCAGAGATGATTGCCGACACCGCAGACGGAATCTTAATTGACGGTATTGGTAGCTATTCCATCGATCAACAACGTCGTAACTTTCAGTTTGGTGGGGATGCTTTTTGGCAAATTAAAAACGGCAAGATTATGGGAATGCTGAAAAACGTTACCTATCACAGTATGACTACCGACTTCTGGAACAGCATTGATGCCCTTGGTGGCGAATCAGAACTAGTCCAGTGCGGTACAAATATGTGCGGTAAAGGCGAACCAATGCAGATTGCCCAGATGACTCATGCCTGTGTTCCAGTGAGGGTTAGAGATATTCATGTTGGTAGGACTTCATGA
- a CDS encoding glutamate-5-semialdehyde dehydrogenase: protein MQSSSDQMLTIVRESQKAAAKLARISGVKRRNGVLALAKAVESSFDEILEANTLDLEISREMAIVEPIIDWLKLTPERLQITVSILKQLSKSADPTRRLINAAHQIEPSQTYCQLIPLGTIALIYEAFPELAVIAAGMCLKTGNSLITRGCSAASNSNQTIAAILKKALATTDLPSSSIEVISPDLGISVQDLVTQDRYLNLVIPYGRPSLVQQVAEKATATVLKTTMGNCYLYWSLSGNLELTRHVIVDSHDGEPDAVNAIEKVLIHQDMKSSVLQSLFNNLQQRGFELRGDEALIEQFPEFLKPINPPEWRKPYLAKVVAFRYVDSLSQAVFWINRYSGGHADCIVTESYSESRQFVEGVNSALVYINTSPKFSRNPEGSEDVFLGMSNQKGYRQGLISVETFTTIKQVVQG from the coding sequence ATGCAAAGTTCATCAGACCAAATGCTGACCATAGTTCGAGAATCTCAAAAAGCCGCAGCTAAATTAGCTCGAATATCAGGTGTAAAAAGAAGGAATGGGGTATTGGCACTAGCTAAGGCAGTAGAAAGCAGTTTTGATGAAATATTAGAAGCCAATACTTTAGACTTAGAAATCAGTCGTGAAATGGCGATTGTCGAGCCAATTATTGATTGGTTGAAACTAACTCCAGAAAGGCTGCAAATAACCGTTTCTATTCTAAAGCAGCTTTCTAAGTCAGCAGACCCCACCAGACGCTTAATTAATGCTGCACACCAAATAGAGCCATCTCAAACTTATTGTCAGCTAATTCCTTTGGGAACAATTGCCTTAATCTACGAAGCTTTTCCCGAACTTGCTGTGATCGCAGCGGGAATGTGCCTCAAAACCGGCAACAGCTTAATTACGAGAGGGTGTAGTGCTGCTAGCAATTCAAATCAAACCATTGCCGCTATTTTAAAAAAAGCGTTAGCCACTACCGATTTACCTTCAAGCTCAATTGAAGTTATTTCTCCAGATTTAGGCATCTCCGTTCAGGACTTAGTTACTCAAGATCGATATTTAAATTTAGTGATTCCCTATGGTCGTCCCAGCTTAGTACAGCAGGTAGCAGAAAAAGCTACGGCAACAGTTCTTAAAACCACTATGGGCAACTGCTATTTGTATTGGTCACTTAGTGGGAATCTAGAACTAACCCGTCATGTAATTGTTGATAGTCATGATGGCGAACCCGATGCTGTTAACGCTATTGAAAAGGTACTAATCCACCAAGATATGAAGTCTTCAGTTTTACAGTCTTTATTTAATAATTTGCAACAGCGCGGATTTGAGCTACGGGGAGATGAAGCACTAATCGAGCAATTTCCTGAGTTCTTAAAACCCATTAATCCTCCAGAATGGAGAAAACCTTATTTAGCTAAAGTCGTAGCATTTCGCTATGTTGATAGTTTATCTCAGGCTGTTTTCTGGATTAATCGTTATAGTGGTGGTCATGCAGACTGCATTGTAACCGAATCCTACTCCGAGAGTCGCCAATTTGTAGAAGGCGTAAATAGTGCTTTAGTCTATATTAATACTTCACCCAAATTTTCTCGTAATCCAGAAGGAAGTGAAGATGTATTTTTAGGTATGTCTAATCAGAAAGGATATCGACAAGGATTAATTAGTGTCGAAACTTTCACTACGATCAAACAAGTAGTCCAAGGATAA
- a CDS encoding DUF427 domain-containing protein, which yields MIHPQRIEPQPGQESVWDYPRPPRLEQSPKQIEIVFNEVTIAASGNTYRVLETSHPPVYYIAPEDIQMDYFQPVRSQRSFCEWKGLAGYYNLIVKEQQVINAAWYYPHPTAEFAPIKDYIAFYPSKMDACYVDGEKVQAQAGDFYGGWITQDIVGPFKGEAGSWGW from the coding sequence ATGATTCATCCACAACGTATTGAACCGCAACCTGGACAAGAGTCTGTCTGGGATTATCCCCGCCCTCCGCGTTTAGAACAATCGCCAAAGCAGATCGAAATTGTTTTTAATGAGGTTACTATCGCCGCTAGCGGCAATACTTATCGAGTATTAGAAACTAGCCATCCTCCTGTTTACTATATTGCTCCAGAAGATATTCAAATGGATTATTTTCAGCCAGTCAGATCTCAAAGATCGTTTTGCGAATGGAAAGGATTAGCTGGCTATTACAATTTGATTGTTAAAGAGCAACAAGTTATTAACGCAGCTTGGTACTATCCTCACCCGACGGCAGAATTTGCGCCAATTAAAGACTATATTGCTTTTTATCCAAGTAAGATGGATGCTTGTTATGTTGATGGCGAAAAGGTTCAAGCACAAGCAGGAGACTTTTATGGCGGCTGGATTACTCAAGATATAGTTGGACCATTTAAGGGAGAAGCAGGTAGTTGGGGATGGTAA
- a CDS encoding EAL domain-containing protein: MEITETIAIEDTKFANSILKKLHSMGITLFIDDFGTGYSFLSYLKQFPFSTIIDRFFIQNLANSLADIAIVDAIITLSRGLRLNIVAEGVETVELKELLRDLGCKYIQGYLFSKSLPVDEATKLLCDNLGDEIIANQNHFV, translated from the coding sequence ATTGAAATTACTGAAACTATTGCTATCGAGGATACAAAATTTGCCAACTCAATTCTCAAAAAACTTCATAGCATGGGTATTACTTTATTTATAGATGATTTTGGCACTGGTTACTCATTTCTTAGCTACTTAAAGCAGTTTCCTTTTTCTACCATTATCGATCGCTTTTTTATCCAGAATCTAGCTAATTCTCTCGCAGATATTGCTATTGTCGATGCAATCATTACTCTTAGTCGAGGATTAAGACTCAATATTGTCGCCGAAGGAGTAGAGACAGTAGAGTTGAAAGAGCTATTAAGAGATTTAGGCTGTAAGTATATTCAAGGCTACTTGTTTAGTAAATCTCTCCCTGTAGATGAAGCAACTAAATTGCTGTGTGATAACTTAGGCGATGAAATAATTGCTAATCAAAACCACTTCGTGTAA
- a CDS encoding PAS domain-containing protein — MLSQTNQKLAKSLNLLTAVFKTADDGILVLDNQGKIVTFNQRFAALWQIDSRLIEGDSDRILSLFLSRLSEPTSCDLKAKKPQESFYK; from the coding sequence ATTTTAAGTCAAACTAACCAAAAATTAGCTAAATCTCTTAATTTACTAACGGCAGTTTTTAAAACTGCTGATGACGGTATTTTGGTTTTAGACAATCAGGGCAAAATAGTCACTTTTAATCAACGGTTTGCTGCACTGTGGCAAATTGATTCCAGGTTGATTGAGGGAGATAGCGATCGCATCTTAAGCTTGTTTTTAAGTCGCCTGAGTGAACCAACATCTTGTGATTTGAAAGCCAAAAAACCTCAAGAAAGCTTTTACAAGTAG
- a CDS encoding response regulator: MSESAILCVDDEVVILDSLKEQLKRKFGDRFIYEVAESAEEAWEVIEELQEDDVKVIAIVSDWLMPGTKGDEFLIQIHQRFPELVTVILTGQADETAIERAKKEANFHACLYKPWTESELTQIITTAIKK, translated from the coding sequence ATGTCTGAATCTGCAATTTTGTGTGTTGATGATGAGGTTGTTATTTTAGACAGCCTTAAAGAACAACTTAAACGTAAGTTTGGCGATCGCTTTATTTATGAAGTAGCCGAAAGTGCTGAAGAAGCCTGGGAAGTTATTGAAGAACTACAAGAAGATGACGTTAAAGTTATTGCGATCGTCTCGGATTGGCTAATGCCAGGCACCAAAGGAGATGAGTTCTTGATTCAAATTCACCAGCGTTTTCCCGAGTTAGTCACGGTTATACTTACTGGACAGGCAGATGAAACTGCTATTGAACGAGCCAAAAAAGAAGCGAATTTTCATGCTTGCTTATATAAACCCTGGACAGAAAGCGAACTAACTCAAATTATTACTACGGCGATCAAAAAATAA
- a CDS encoding ATP-binding protein translates to MNNYHSQTKENQQDLSEVATERTKVAATIIDKIRRSQDIDKIFTTTTQEMRRVLQCDRLIVYQFNHDWSGQVVAESVAHGWISLLVEQNNELLGDGHVQQDRCLLRDWSKGEQGDIVRNDSFLQETQGGKYTRGQKFTAVDDIYSKGFPDCYVNSLEEYQTKAYLLVPIFQELKLWGLLGAYQNESPRTWLNSEIELMMQIASQLAVALQQAEYVSQLRQQTKDLQITVKELKLAQQQLIQQEKLAALGQLVAGVAHEINTPLGAIQASAGNNTKALIAAIAELPKLSEFLNPTEKATFFKLIEHAIGSKPIFSSSEKRPLKRQITSQLQEQNIDNARNLADLLIDIGITESVDFYLSLLQHSQVNWILDLAYNLTRLLSNNRTILTSVEKASKVVFALKNYARFDASGEKQLAYIQDGLETVLEIYHNQLKQNIEVICNYQDIPQIWCYSDELIQVWTNLIHNGIQAMKGCGTLTVSTALENEIIKVEITDSGTGIPPEVKAKIFEPFFTTKPIGEGSGLGLHISKKIVDKHQGTIIVDSQPGQTKFSILLPLINNQ, encoded by the coding sequence ATGAATAATTATCATTCGCAGACAAAAGAAAATCAACAAGATCTATCCGAAGTAGCTACGGAGCGGACTAAAGTAGCAGCGACTATTATCGACAAGATTCGTCGTTCTCAAGATATTGATAAAATCTTTACGACCACAACTCAAGAAATGCGTCGAGTCTTGCAATGCGATCGCCTGATCGTCTATCAATTCAATCATGATTGGAGTGGTCAGGTAGTTGCAGAATCTGTTGCTCATGGTTGGATTTCCCTCTTGGTCGAACAAAATAATGAACTGCTGGGAGATGGTCATGTTCAACAAGATCGCTGTCTACTACGCGATTGGTCGAAAGGAGAACAGGGGGACATTGTTCGCAATGATAGTTTTCTTCAGGAAACTCAGGGGGGAAAATATACTCGGGGCCAAAAATTTACCGCAGTCGATGATATTTACAGCAAAGGTTTTCCTGATTGTTATGTCAATTCTCTAGAAGAATATCAAACTAAAGCATATCTGCTTGTACCTATATTTCAAGAGCTTAAACTTTGGGGCTTATTAGGAGCATATCAAAATGAATCTCCCCGAACCTGGTTAAATTCAGAAATTGAATTAATGATGCAGATTGCCAGTCAATTGGCAGTAGCATTACAACAGGCGGAATACGTCAGTCAACTTAGGCAGCAAACCAAAGATTTACAAATAACGGTAAAAGAATTAAAACTAGCTCAACAACAATTAATTCAACAAGAAAAATTGGCTGCATTAGGACAACTAGTGGCAGGAGTTGCTCACGAAATTAATACGCCGTTAGGGGCAATTCAAGCTTCAGCAGGAAATAATACTAAGGCTTTAATTGCTGCGATCGCGGAATTACCAAAACTGTCTGAATTTCTCAATCCCACAGAAAAAGCTACTTTCTTTAAGTTAATTGAACACGCCATAGGAAGTAAGCCTATTTTTTCTTCTAGTGAAAAACGCCCCCTCAAACGTCAAATTACCAGTCAGCTTCAAGAACAAAATATTGATAATGCTAGAAATCTTGCTGATTTACTAATCGATATTGGTATAACTGAATCAGTTGATTTTTACTTGTCTTTATTACAACATTCTCAAGTCAACTGGATTTTAGACCTGGCATATAATTTAACTCGTTTATTAAGCAATAACCGAACTATTCTTACTTCAGTAGAAAAAGCATCTAAAGTAGTTTTCGCGCTCAAAAACTATGCGCGGTTTGATGCTAGTGGAGAGAAGCAATTAGCCTATATACAAGATGGATTGGAAACCGTACTAGAAATTTACCACAACCAACTAAAACAAAATATTGAGGTTATTTGTAATTACCAAGATATTCCCCAAATTTGGTGTTATTCAGATGAGTTAATTCAGGTATGGACAAATCTTATTCATAATGGTATCCAGGCAATGAAAGGTTGTGGGACTTTAACTGTTTCTACTGCTTTAGAAAATGAAATAATTAAGGTAGAAATAACTGATTCTGGAACTGGAATTCCTCCAGAAGTTAAAGCCAAGATCTTTGAACCTTTTTTCACTACTAAGCCAATAGGAGAAGGAAGCGGGTTAGGATTACATATCAGCAAAAAAATTGTTGATAAACATCAAGGAACTATTATCGTCGACAGTCAACCAGGGCAAACTAAATTTAGTATTTTGCTACCTCTTATTAATAATCAGTAA